From one Rosa rugosa chromosome 4, drRosRugo1.1, whole genome shotgun sequence genomic stretch:
- the LOC133745767 gene encoding UDP-glycosyltransferase 88F3-like produces MADTIVLYAAPGMGHLISMVELGKLILKHYSHKFSVTVLYTTGSIIDTPSIPAYIDRITQSHPSISFLRFPRAAAANHRGQTWSLPAVLFDFIRQNDPNVRRALQELSKTFRVRAFIIDLFCASAMAITKELNIPTFYFFTSGAAALGAFLYFPTIHGRVNESFKDMTDTVFEFPGLGAPLRAVHMPEPMLDRNDPAYLDMVYFCSHLALSDGIIANTFEELETPAAIKAISEGRCVPDAPTPPVYYIGPLIDEEKASGSAHSEEECLLWLDKQPSRSVVYLSFGSMGSFSEAQVREIASGLERSGQRFLWVVKKPPVDNTKLSHGVDEFNLEALLPQGFLERTKDRGLVVKSWAPQVLVLKKEAVGGFVTHCGWNSVLESVIAGVPMVAWPLYAEQHLNRSVLANDMKMAIDVEQREEDGFVTGDEVERRVRELMESEKGRELRERSLKIGEMALGALGELGSSRRALANFVNAIE; encoded by the coding sequence ATGGCAGACACCATAGTCCTCTATGCAGCTCCAGGAATGGGGCACCTCATCTCCATGGTGGAGCTAGGCAAGCTGATCCTCAAGCACTACTCCCACAAATTCTCCGTCACCGTGCTCTACACCACCGGAAGCATTATCGACACACCCAGCATCCCCGCCTACATCGACCGCATCACCCAGTCCCATCCCTCCATTTCCTTCCTCCGCTTCCCACGCGCCGCTGCAGCTAACCACCGTGGCCAAACTTGGAGCCTGCCCGCCGTGTTGTTCGATTTCATACGTCAGAACGACCCCAACGTCCGCCGTGCGCTACAAGAACTCTCCAAAACGTTTCGAGTTCGGGCGTTTATCATCGACCTGTTCTGCGCCTCCGCGATGGCCATAACCAAGGAGCTCAACATCCCCACTTTCTATTTTTTCACTTCGGGTGCGGCGGCTCTCGGGGCTTTCTTGTATTTCCCGACGATCCATGGACGAGTGAACGAAAGTTTCAAGGATATGACCGACACTGTGTTTGAGTTTCCGGGATTGGGGGCTCCGTTGCGTGCTGTCCACATGCCTGAGCCGATGCTCGATCGGAATGATCCGGCTTATTTGGACATGGTCTACTTCTGCTCTCATCTTGCTCTATCAGATGGAATCATAGCCAACACTTTCGAAGAGCTCGAGACTCCAGCGGCGATTAAGGCCATTTCTGAAGGTCGATGTGTTCCTGATGCGCCCACTCCTCCTGTCTATTATATCGGACCTTTGATCGATGAAGAAAAGGCATCCGGCTCTGCACATTCGGAGGAGGAATGTCTGTTATGGCTCGATAAGCAGCCGAGTAGGAGCGTGGTGTATCTCTCTTTCGGAAGCATGGGATCATTCTCGGAAGCCCAAGTGAGAGAAATTGCCAGTGGGTTGGAGAGGAGCGGTCAGAGGTTCTTATGGGTGGTGAAAAAGCCACCTGTTGACAACACCAAACTGAGTCATGGCGTGGATGAGTTCAATTTGGAAGCTCTTTTGCCGCAAGGCTTCTTGGAGAGGACTAAAGACAGGGGCCTGGTGGTGAAGTCGTGGGCGCCGCAGGTGCTGGTGCTGAAGAAGGAAGCTGTGGGAGGGTTCGTGACTCACTGTGGGTGGAACTCGGTGCTAGAATCGGTGATAGCCGGGGTGCCAATGGTGGCGTGGCCGCTCTATGCAGAGCAGCATCTGAACAGGAGTGTTCTGGCGAATGACATGAAAATGGCTATTGATGTGGAGCAGAGAGAGGAAGATGGGTTCGTGACTGGGGATGAAGTGGAGAGAAGAGTTAGGGAGTTGATGGAGTCGGAAAAGGGAAGAGAGCTCAGAGAGAGGAGTTTGAAAATTGGAGAGATGGCTTTGGGTGCTCTGGGAGAGCTTGGTTCCTCCAGAAGAGCTCTGGCCAACTTTGTTAACGCCATTGAATGa